In a genomic window of Actinomycetes bacterium:
- a CDS encoding VOC family protein, whose product MVFWQLTIDANDPALLARFWAQALGYQPVPPAEPETTWQAHYRA is encoded by the coding sequence ATGGTGTTCTGGCAGCTGACCATCGACGCGAACGACCCGGCCCTGCTGGCGCGGTTCTGGGCGCAGGCGCTGGGCTACCAGCCGGTGCCGCCGGCGGAGCCGGAGACGACCTGGCAGGCGCACTACCGTGCC